The genomic DNA TTCTTCAAACTAAAAGAGAATAGGTATATTTTAAAGGATAAATATGTTTCTAATTCTTGTGACTACTGaaaatttaaagatttaaatcttatttttattttaatgtctataggtACCATAACAAAAGATTTGTTTGCACTCGAGGAAATTTTTATCATTTACAACAATAACATTTTAGGAATTAAAATCCTTTTAAATGCTTTcctgaataaataaataaataaatatattaacaaCCGAATGAGTATTAATTACTTCACATATGCATATAGTATTATCTTTGCTAGTTTTGGCATGTGAGAATAAAAAAAAGGTAAAGAAATATAACCTATTTCATATGGAATATTGTCACATTAATGTTCATACCATAAACGTGAAAAGTTGCTTTTATCTAAAAAATTGAAATACATCAACAATAACTCAAACTTTAAACCTAGTAgatatcattttaaaaatatatatataatttagtaaGATACAAAATCATACTATAAAAACCAACCCCCTCGTTGTCAAGCTATCACACCATGGTTGACCTAAAACAATTTGCTTTCCCAATGTTGGCATTTTTTGTCATGTATCCATTGGCAATTGCGGCGAGTGAAGATTTGCTGTTTATCAATTACCATATCCACGTAACCAACGATTTGCCTTCGGATTTGCCACCCGGTGTTCCTTCATTACATCTTCATTGCAAGTCTAAGGATGAGGATCTTGGTGAGAAGGTCATGCTTAAGCATGAGGATTACACATGGGATGCAAAAATAAACCTTTTCAGGACAACCCTTTTCTTTTGTTATGCATGGTGGGAAGGGAAGCAACAATATTTCGAGGCTTTCAAGGCCACCAGAGATGAACATAGGTGTAGAATTTATCATAACTCTTGCCTGTGGTCAGTGAGGGAGGATGGGATTTATTTCAGCAAAGATAGTTTGACCTGGTATAATGAGTATCCGTGGTAGATCTACTTAAACATATTATTTCTAAAAGTTTCTCTTTTTGTTATCTTAAAGGGATAATTAGCAATATATAAATCCTTTTCATGTAATAATTGAATCCCACAATTTCAATGGATGGTTTTCATGTAATAATTGAATCCCACAATTTCAATGGATGGTCTTTGGTGTTTTTAAATTCAGGAGATGGTATGATAGATTAAGAAGATGATGGGTATAAAAGTAATTATAGATATTTAAtctaatttggtaattttggattTATTATTTATGTAGATGTTGGAGCAAATATGAATTTGAAATTTTCAATAATTTGTTTTGGATAATTTTGAATATTTGAATTAGTTAAGATAAGTTTTAATTGATATaatgtttttgaataaaatttaataaatctcTAGTCacaatttgtttcaaaatatttttaagagaaaACCTTTTAAATTCTATCTTTCAAACATTTAGATTATATTTTCAACTTGttcaaaataataaacaattattCAAAACTTTTTATCAAGGGTGAATCTGCTCCCAAGAATCAAAGTCTTGATATCTCCTATATATCGATACCAATTTGAGCTTAGAAGTTTTAGAAAAATTAAGCAAAAAtcaaaagtatcgataccttgcCTGGTATCGATACCAATTTGAGTTTCGAAGTTTTAGGAAAATTGAGCAAAAATAAAAAGTATCGATACCGTTAATAAAGTATCAATATCATATCTTGGTATCTATACCGTTTTAAggtttaatgttttaaaaattaaagaaaaatggctCAAGTATTGATACCCTCCCCAAGGTACCGATACTTCATAGCAAGTATAGATACATTCCCTATTGTATCAATACTATAGACTTAAACGGTCATTAAATTTAGGcattaaataaccaaagtatctATACCTCTTCAAATGTATTGATACCTTTTGTTGCAGGAGTCATCAATGTTATTCCTTCACACCTCTAATGGCTCAGTTCAATTTCCCGACAACCCCAATAGTTGGAAATCAATGATGCTATAAATACTAGATTCACTTTTAAagcttctaaaaaaaaaaaagagattacaAGAGATCAAGAGCTATCAAGAAACATCAAACAACATCAAGAAATTCATTACCAACCTTCTGTGTTTaagttcttcatctttcttttgtAAACACTTGTGAGTATTCATTGTAATTTCTTAATTCAGGTGTTTTTATTGGGTGTGTGCTTCATTTACAAACATTCTAATCTTGTAAGGATTTTTCTTTATTTGCTCTTTTGAGAGGTTTTGTATATTAAGATTTGGGTAAGAATCGTAAAAAAGTTGTAAGGTTAAACATTGTCCTCATTAAACTAGTGAATTTGGGAAAAAACTTTAGTGatggaaagctaaggtagtggagtaaATAATTGGAGCTAAACCACTCTAAAATCATTGTTGTGTTCATTGTCATTTTTTTATTATCCTTGCTTCTACAAATTTTTTAAAGGACAATTCACCCCTCTCTTAATTATTTCGATTGATTGATTAAGCTAACAAAATCCTATTTATTTATATGAATCATGGAATTGGATATCTGAATCTAATACAACCTATATCATAAATGCTATAATAATATATTCTTAAAAATtatcatttcatttaattaaacCCTTTATACTTTTTTACACTTAAATCAACTACTAAACCTTAAATTTATTACTTGAAAGTACTATTGTCGTTGTTGAGTTGTCACAAGAGGAGTTGTAATTAGTGATTATCATGAAGGGAAAACAAAATGCACATGAGCACAAACAaatatttacacattttggcaccAGTCTATGTGTGCGGGGCCTTAACTAGTGAGTAATCTactataaaatataatacaaGTTATGATTTAAGTCCAATCAATCTCTAAAATATTACAACTTCACTCTCATACATTTAGAATAAATTTATTCACCAACTTAACACTTTCCAAttgaaagtttaaataatcaactCATAAAACAATGACATGACTGATTTGTAGTAAGGAGTGTTCTTGCAAGTGAACTTAACTCTTCTCTCTCAGCTCAACTTCTCTTTCCAAGAAAAATACAACTTCAATATATAAAGCTTCAAATGGAAGCTTCAAAAATCTTCATCACGTCAATCACAATATTCAAAAGAGTTTGACCTAATCACATATCCTTAATTAAGAGATCAGATATATTAGTAATTGATCTGattacaattcaatcattttatCGCATTTATCATAAATCTCATTAAAAAGACAATGATATTTCCAGACAAATTTGGACTCTAAAATACACTAGTTTTCTTTAAAAAGTAAACCAACCTAATTTTGTGCAATTTTAAAAATGTTGTAATTCTAGTTGTAACTAGGTTAAAACAAGTTGTACTAAGAATATCTCAATTTgacattttttttataaaatcttgCAATAGAAAAAAATAATTACTATACATACAAAACTATAGAAAACTAGATATACCGAGTCAAGATAAAGTATTTCGTGTAACACAATGCATTATCAAGAATATCACCATGCATTTAAGAAATCCAAGAAGTATGTTCAAAACATTTAAACCTAGAAGAAACCAAAGAATATTtccaaagaaaggaaaaaataaaattcatctaggcaaaaaaaaaaaaagaagaagaaaatttccATCCCAACAGCTCCAATAGCTCTTCCTTACTCGAAATTGACAACAAGTTGCACTAAAAATATCTCCCACCTTTTGTCAAATTTCCAAAGAGTGAACTCTATAGCATAATAAAATATCTTCCTTCATAATGAACAAAACAACAAAGTCAAATGTCTTCCTCAAAAAGTTTTGTATCATCAAACAACACTACCTTTCTAATAACGAAATAATATCAAACACAATTTCTccctttttttattaaaaatgtaCAAAGAGAGATAACTCTCTCCTCAAGTATTGTAGCACCACAAATCaatcaacaaaataaataaatatccaCCAAAATGGTATACCAACATCATGTTAAAACTCCAACAATACATATTACTCATTTTTTACATATACTATCATATACATCTATTAGTTATATCGTCGAATTATATAACTTTATTTGGAAAGATCGAGTAGTTACAGAAAATTGTGTATACTTTTTTATGAAGTTTCATATTTTTAAGAGTTTTCAATTAGGGAGTTAGTTATTATTTTTAAGCTAGGCAATTGTGTATATAAACCAATACTGTAAcctaatttatatataataaaaattcattCTTCTCTTATGATTTTTGTCATGGTATCAGAGCCATATCAGACTGGAGCTTATTTTGGATATATTATCTTTTCTTATATGTTAAACTAttaggttaaatataaaattagtatCCAAACTTATCCATTTTTTCCAGATTAGTACTTATGATTTTTTTGTCCCAGATTGGTACTTGAAtttttttccatcaactaaatcGGTACCTGAGTTTGATGTCGTTAAATTTAGGATAGTGGTAGAATAAATTATGACATGTGGCATAAATAACATCATGATGGTGATGCAATAAtctaaaaaaacttaaaaaattcttTTGAGTTTTCTTCCCCCATTTTTTTTGTTacttttttttcccttctttcttcttcttttcccccaATTTTTCATtcgttctttttttttccttctctttttccTTCATCTCAAGTTTTTTCTTCTTGTTTGGCAATGACAGCTAACAATTTTTTTCACCAGTCTTTTCCTTCCTCAACCTTAAAACCCTTCTCTTTCCTTCATTTATTTTGTTTGTTTCTTAAGAAAAAAAACCCAGTTCACATTGCCTCTTTTATTTGCTAAAAAAGAACCTAGTTTCTTATCAATTTTCAATGTAATACTCATGAGTTATCTCTCTATAATATGGAGCTCTTTATTAGATTCGTTCCGAAAGCGCTGCAAAAGCCTTTGTACAAAGTGGAGAATTGAAGGAAGCTATCGTCATCCCTCACTACTCCCTACTCCCAATTTAGATGCTTATTCTtaggttttctttttttctttgacTTTTTATTTTGGGGGCTCTTAAACTGGAACAGAATCAAAGTTGAAGTAGTAGTTGTTGGGTATACAATATTAACAATTCAAATAATCTCAGAGTTCAccagtaaaatttattatgttgCTAATATAGGCACCTCTATATATGGTAATAATAGAAATTAACATATCTTCTCTCTATTTTCACTTTTATATTACTAATGTGGGCACTAGCATGTAGAAACAACAACAAAAGCAGTTGCAAAGCCTTGAGATCACCATCTTAATCTTAAAATATCTATGGAAGAAGTGTTGGGAGATATTAGCCTAGCTTCTCTAAATGATCATCCCGCGGTCACTCCCACTACCAACCCTTCTTCTTTTCCTAGCGTAATCCTTCAAGACTTTTTACCTATACCCATCAACAAATAAATGTCTCTAACAGTAAGATCAGGTTGTGGCACATTTCTTGTTGAAGAAACCACGCTTTTTAGGTCTCTACCATCCATTCCTGCCACTTTATTCACCTTGAATGCTAGATCCATTGCAAGTATGGCAGTCAAAGCTCCTACTCcatctttccctttttcttgcaGGAAAAAAAGGGTtaagaaaatgaagaaaatttCGATGATCCACAACATAAGCGTAAAATTAAGAATAGAGAATTAGCTACTCGATTAAGAGTAAGAAAATAGGTCAATGAATTTATTTCACTCTCTCAAACAAAACTagtatatgaattgtattaagcTAGTTTTGTAAAAAAACTGAATCTGCATGCAACAATATTAGAAACTTGAGTTGAGGGAAGAAGAATaaagaagggaaaaaaaagaaTGACAAAAAATTGGgggaagaaagaggaggaaaaaaaaaacaacgaCAAAAAAATTTGGGGGGGAGAACagtcaaaagaaaacaaaagttttttcttattaaatttttttagacTATGAAATCACCATATGTCATTTATGCCACGTGTCACAATATTATTTTGTAACGTGTCCTAAACTTAACAGTGTTAGACTTAGGTACCTatttagttgatggaaaaaaGTTCGGGTACCAATCTGAGACAAAAAAACCATAAGTATCAATCTGGGAGAAGTGGATAAGTTTgagtaataattttatatttaaccctaAATTATTTGGTTATGTGAACTTTGAATTTATTTGGTTAAATACCACTATTAGTCCTTCTATTTCATAAAAGTTATGGATTTAGTCCATATACTTTAATTTAATCAGTTTTAGTCCATGTAAATTTTGAGTTGGTCAATTTTAGTCCTCGTGTAATGGCTCGATTTTTAGTGGTACCAGAAAATGCAATTTTAGAACCCCATTTTCATAAATAGAGCctgtaaatataaaatatgaatatttaaaaagttaatataaaaatatattgaagatTGGTCGAGCaattttttgaattaaatagttaattaaggctcagggactaaattaaatcgctatagagttttaattagaaaaagactTGAGGACCTACATGGAAATTAACAAAATGTCCAAAATGGTTAATAAACCAATATTAAGTAAAATTTAATGGAAGATGATGGCCATCTCCACTGAGTGTAGTTAAAAGTTAGATTATGGTAATTAATTATTGTTAAGTAGCTGCTAATTAAACTATAAATAACAAGATAAGTGGAAAGAAAGAGAAGGTTACCATCTTGTTCATCATTCCTTAGTTGTTTTACcatagaaagaaaaagagaaaaaccaTTTAGTCATTCAGCCATTCAAATAGGTATGGAGATCAAAttaatttcttgtaatttttttggATTTAtgatcatgggagcttgatttagctaacatATGTACCAATTTGATGAATTGTTAAACTTTTATCAAGATGTAAATTTTGATTCATTgatgaattaggcttgaaattAATAAATTGTAAGCTTAGATTATAAAAAGGATTAGATTGTAAAGTTAGTTTAGCCTATTTGTTAACTTTGTtatattagggaccaaattgaataaaggtaaaaattttcatgcaattaggttagaaatagaaaatataaggtcccaaatgaaaatatatgaaataaaatt from Gossypium arboreum isolate Shixiya-1 chromosome 9, ASM2569848v2, whole genome shotgun sequence includes the following:
- the LOC108456529 gene encoding S-protein homolog 18-like; translated protein: MVDLKQFAFPMLAFFVMYPLAIAASEDLLFINYHIHVTNDLPSDLPPGVPSLHLHCKSKDEDLGEKVMLKHEDYTWDAKINLFRTTLFFCYAWWEGKQQYFEAFKATRDEHRCRIYHNSCLWSVREDGIYFSKDSLTWYNEYPW